TATGGAATCAATCAGAGCGGCCAATTGTTGAAGTAACCATAGAGTAGAAATGAAATAGAAATAGAGTAACCATAGAGTAGAAATGGAATAGAAATAGAGAACAAATTGCCATTCAAAGAAGCTTGTAAGAATTGAGTTATTCACATTCAGAAGATGATGGGAGCATCAACAAGCAAGTAATTTACAAAAGAACTGTGTCTAGTAGTTAGCAGATCTTCTGATTATTCATAAGCAATAACTTAGAAGAGGATACTTTAGAACTAGTTCTGAAAtgttaaaagaaaaatgaaaagactCACCTACTTATTcacatcaaacactctaatgcaTGACTCCAAGTAATACAAAATTTTGTCCCCAACAGAAAATTTATCTGAATTCAAGCTATGTACAATTGAAAATTATAACAAGCTGCAATGCTTTGACATAAAATTCATACACAAGTTGATGCCTTAGAAGTGCGATGATTCGTTCCGAGAATAATCACCATAACAGTAACATCATCATGGTATTTCCTCCTCCTACCAGCTGGAATATTCATCAATTCTTCCTTACTGAAACCTATGATGGTAAAATCCATATCTTCAGAAACTTTGGTGTAATAATAAAACAACTATACTGCCATAGTTACAAACAATGCATTTTGGTTTCATTGTATGGTCTTTTATATGAAACTCATGTTGACAACCATAAGACACATGCGGTGAAAGAAAATTTTGGTCAttgttcaaatgaaactagaaaaAAAGTTTAAATCAGTTATAACCGacagatataattatatataatttaccTGCAGAATGCGCTGCTTTTATTACAAGCTGCTCCAAGAGAAATTTTGCAGGATCTCCGTAAGGGTTGCTTGAGATATAATAAAGAACAAGCTTTACGGCCTCATCATTGCTGAAGAAGTCGAATAAACCATCACTACCAATTATAACAAAGTGATCAGATCTTGATATTGTGTGCACATTCAGTGATGGTTCGGTTGAGATATATGGGGGGCTAATGAGGTTATGAACTCGAATAATTCCCATCACTGCATCATTCATTTTTTTCTGCAAGGAATAACAAAAATGATATGCTAATTACGGAAAAGACTGGATCAACAACAATAAGTTGGGCATATAGCAGTTGCCATTGAGCTCACTCATGCTTAAACCACAATATAAACGAGGCAGGTTATGCTCATTTGTTGATACATTAGATGTTATTAAGTCTTGAAGATATAGTTTCGGTGACAGGATGAAGCAAAAGTGGTTTTTCTTCAGATTTTAAATTTATAGATAAAGGCATAAAAGTTGCCATTTCTGGGGCTGAGTAATACTTTGCGACTATGGTGCAGTGAGTCTTCTCAATAGGGAAAATTTAGATAAcaaaaaatacaagaaaattgCAATGTGAAATTCGAGTACCTACCTTTTTCAAGTAACCTACTCCAAATGCACGAGTGACCTTCAATTTTCCTTTCACTTTTCCACCTACTACGGGCATAGAGTCATCAGGATGCTCATGCAAGAGTCTAGTTCTTTCAACTTCATTATCAACAGTGTGACTATCGGTAAGCTGAATAGCTTTCAACTTTTCAGTCTGACCCATGTCATTGGCATTATCATATGTTGCCAATACAGCTCGACTATCACCTAAATTGAGAGTATACATATCATTTCCATGCAGGAAAACAACCAAAACACAAGATCCTATTGAAACTAAATCAGGGCGGTCCTCCATTTCCTGTTCTACCATGTACAAGAAATCATTCTCGGCTTGACTTAGAGCACGTTGGAGGCTATCAAGCACCCCATGCCTAAATGAATCAGACAACACTTCCACTTTACGATCCGCAGTTTTTTTCATCAAGCTTTCAGCACTTGCATAATTCTTGCCGTCAATCCTAGAAGTGGGTTTTGCCTTATTACCAACCAAACCATCATCATGAAAATATTCAAAACATCCATTTGCAGTGGGGACGTTCTGCTTCGATTCCCTGTCTAGTAAAGTAAAGTAAAATATTATCGTTTCATATAATGTGCCAGCAAGAAAATCAGCAGCATCCCTTCCATTAAAACCATCATAGATTGCACAAAAGAGCCACCCGTTCTCTTCAGAACAGACAGCTTGAACCCTGTCTTCACCAGCTGCTCCACCCGCCATTTGTACTTCCATAGCATTAAGGAAACTGTCAGTTCTAGAAGGAGCACTCATCGGTTTCAGTAAAAATGAGTCAGTTTCAGGTGAATCAAGTGGACTTGGTGAACTGCAACTTAAGTTTGAGATACTGCTTTGCAGCGAAGATGATAATATATCCAACCTTGGAAGAGATGGGGAAGAGGGAACCCTCCGAAATGATTTAGGGGAATCCAAACTAGGAAGAATCTCACCTCCGATCACACCATTACATATATTCGTGTTGGCCAATGTTGCATTGGCACTTAAGGCAGCACCGGACAAGCAAGAAAAACTGCCGGTCCTTGGCATTTCACTTCCTGACCAGATTTCATGCCCATTAGCCGCGCTACAAGGAATACCTCTGGGGCTGTTGCACTGATAGCCAAAACTAACCTTAATTTCTCTTTcagaattaataaaattttctccTTGCATTATAGGCTGAAAGAGAGCATACGATTCTATTAGCACGATAAGGGCTGGAAATTAATACAAAATTCTGTAATTTCATGATATAAATAACCAAGTAGATGCGCAATATTACATCTCTAACAGTTCAATCCAACATTTTATATGATCAAATCTGATGTAATTCTCAAAAGATAAGAATCAGAAATTAAGTCACCAAAGGGAACACAAAACTTCCATTACAAGAATTAATCATTCCTCTTGTTGCTAATAAACTAGCCTATTATAAATTCTTCTCGTGATAAACAGGACATTACGAATCCTTAAACCACAATACAACGAACTGGATCTGAATCATGACCATAGCATTAAAACCCAATTTCATAAAAGACTAAAGATTATCAAATGCTAATATTAGCTGTTAAACATATAAAAATGCACAATTTTTTGTACTATTCAACACTAAAACAACAAAAAACAGTAAcaagagtaataaaaaaaaagactACTTAAATCGAAACAACAAGGGATTCCATTATCAAGAAGTCTATCCACAGCAACTCAAACTAGAGTATGAACAATGAACTCTAATCTTAACTAGTTCACTAAAGACAACAAAACAAGATATTAAATCATTGAATTAAACAAAAGGGTAAAAAACAACATGGTATTGAAATGATGATAAAAAACTAAGGTATAggtacaaaaaaaaagaaaagaaaagaggaaagagatcaaaaaaagaaaaacccacCACTGTGCTTGGATCAACAAGGTAAAAGGAAGGCAGAAAAGAAGGTTAAGTAAGGA
The Gossypium arboreum isolate Shixiya-1 chromosome 10, ASM2569848v2, whole genome shotgun sequence genome window above contains:
- the LOC108489768 gene encoding probable protein phosphatase 2C 40 isoform X1: MQGENFINSEREIKVSFGYQCNSPRGIPCSAANGHEIWSGSEMPRTGSFSCLSGAALSANATLANTNICNGVIGGEILPSLDSPKSFRRVPSSPSLPRLDILSSSLQSSISNLSCSSPSPLDSPETDSFLLKPMSAPSRTDSFLNAMEVQMAGGAAGEDRVQAVCSEENGWLFCAIYDGFNGRDAADFLAGTLYETIIFYFTLLDRESKQNVPTANGCFEYFHDDGLVGNKAKPTSRIDGKNYASAESLMKKTADRKVEVLSDSFRHGVLDSLQRALSQAENDFLYMVEQEMEDRPDLVSIGSCVLVVFLHGNDMYTLNLGDSRAVLATYDNANDMGQTEKLKAIQLTDSHTVDNEVERTRLLHEHPDDSMPVVGGKVKGKLKVTRAFGVGYLKKKKMNDAVMGIIRVHNLISPPYISTEPSLNVHTISRSDHFVIIGSDGLFDFFSNDEAVKLVLYYISSNPYGDPAKFLLEQLVIKAAHSAGFSKEELMNIPAGRRRKYHDDVTVMVIILGTNHRTSKASTCGSWLLGCWFVRGGVGRTVAFGSVFFLVGRLVRHMVAQRGQ
- the LOC108489768 gene encoding probable protein phosphatase 2C 40 isoform X2, which produces MQGENFINSEREIKVSFGYQCNSPRGIPCSAANGHEIWSGSEMPRTGSFSCLSGAALSANATLANTNICNGVIGGEILPSLDSPKSFRRVPSSPSLPRLDILSSSLQSSISNLSCSSPSPLDSPETDSFLLKPMSAPSRTDSFLNAMEVQMAGGAAGEDRVQAVCSEENGWLFCAIYDGFNGRDAADFLAGTLYETIIFYFTLLDRESKQNVPTANGCFEYFHDDGLVGNKAKPTSRIDGKNYASAESLMKKTADRKVEVLSDSFRHGVLDSLQRALSQAENDFLYMVEQEMEDRPDLVSIGSCVLVVFLHGNDMYTLNLGDSRAVLATYDNANDMGQTEKLKAIQLTDSHTVDNEVERTRLLHEHPDDSMPVVGGKVKGKLKVTRAFGVGYLKKKKMNDAVMGIIRVHNLISPPYISTEPSLNVHTISRSDHFVIIGSDGLFDFFSNDEAVKLVLYYISSNPYGDPAKFLLEQLVIKAAHSAGFSKEELMNIPAGRRRKYHDDVTVMGSWLLGCWFVRGGVGRTVAFGSVFFLVGRLVRHMVAQRGQ
- the LOC108489768 gene encoding probable protein phosphatase 2C 40 isoform X3, whose protein sequence is MQGENFINSEREIKVSFGYQCNSPRGIPCSAANGHEIWSGSEMPRTGSFSCLSGAALSANATLANTNICNGVIGGEILPSLDSPKSFRRVPSSPSLPRLDILSSSLQSSISNLSCSSPSPLDSPETDSFLLKPMSAPSRTDSFLNAMEVQMAGGAAGEDRVQAVCSEENGWLFCAIYDGFNGRDAADFLAGTLYETIIFYFTLLDRESKQNVPTANGCFEYFHDDGLVGNKAKPTSRIDGKNYASAESLMKKTADRKVEVLSDSFRHGVLDSLQRALSQAENDFLYMVEQEMEDRPDLVSIGSCVLVVFLHGNDMYTLNLGDSRAVLATYDNANDMGQTEKLKAIQLTDSHTVDNEVERTRLLHEHPDDSMPVVGGKVKGKLKVTRAFGVGYLKKKKMNDAVMGIIRVHNLISPPYISTEPSLNVHTISRSDHFVIIGSDGLFDFFSNDEAVKLVLYYISSNPYGDPAKFLLEQLVIKAAHSAGIVAFGLLVR